A genomic window from Solanum dulcamara chromosome 11, daSolDulc1.2, whole genome shotgun sequence includes:
- the LOC129874750 gene encoding mavicyanin-like, whose amino-acid sequence MALTCFGNVFISILILSIASSLQFVSASSMEFQVGDTTGWTVPPDNDTIFYNNWASAMRFKIGDTIRFKYKKDSVMEVTDKEYKKCNSTQPHFFSNTGNTMFTLEHSGYFYFMSGAAGHCERGQRMIVRVMVQDVINDEATSDAAFSLPIFQQLCALHLLFFLFVALVY is encoded by the exons ATGGCTCTGACATGTTTTGGTAACGTGTTCATCTCAATATTAATTTTGAGTATTGCGTCTTCTCTTCAATTTGTGAGTGCCTCATCCATGGAATTCCAAGTTGGTGACACTACTGGTTGGACAGTTCCTCCCGACAATGACACCATTTTTTACAACAACTGGGCTTCCGCTATGAGGTTCAAAATCGGCGACACTATCC GTTTCAAGTACAAGAAGGATTCAGTGATGGAGGTGACGGATAAAGAGTACAAGAAATGCAACTCAACGCAGCCCCATTTCTTTTCCAACACTGGGAACACGATGTTCACGTTGGAGCATTCTGGCTATTTCTATTTCATGAGTGGAGCAGCGGGACATTGTGAGCGAGGACAACGAATGATCGTAAGGGTTATGGTCCAGGATGTGATCAATGATGAAGCTACTTCTGATGCAGCATTCTCATTGCCAATCTTTCAACAACTTTGCGCTCTTCaccttctcttctttcttttcgtTGCACTTGTCTACTAG